The window CTGGGTTAAGGTTCTGGATTTTGGAATTGCCAAAGTATCTGGTGAAGACCACCGCTGGGACGTCACCAAAGCCGGAATGGTCATTGGGACGCCGCTTTATATGTCGCCGGAACAACTTTCCGGGGATCGCCTGGATCCACGCTCAGATATCTATAGTTTTGCGCTGATTTTGTATCAGATGCTCACCGGCGGACTGCCTTTCACAGGTGACAATGCCCAGGCCGTCATGGTCAAACGTCTGACAGAAACGCCGCTTCCAATGACAACGGTCAATCCACGAGTCAGTATTTCAATCACGGTTGAAAATGCCATTCTGCAAGGGTTAGCGCGAAATCGGGACCATCGTCCCTATGACGTTGGCACCTTCCTGCAATTGCTCGAACAAGCCATCCGAACCACATCTCCATCGGCCTTTGCTGGAACGATTCAATATGTGGCCCAACGCGGCGACACCAATCCAATCAACCCGGCGGAAACACACGTGACAGGGGCAAAAGGCCCATCAGCAGCACCTTCATACAGCCCAGCGCCGGCAATTGACCACACACCGCCAACTCCAGGACAACCACAACCGCCGGTTCAGCCAAGTGGGGTATCAAACAGCGGAATGCCACCGATTCCAACTATTCCTCAGCCCCAAAGTACACCAGGACAGGCATTTGGGGCACCACCTGTTCCACCAGGATTTGGGTATCACCCAGGCCCACAATCCGGCCAGGGTTTGGGATCCCCACATAGTGGAGTTCCACCGCAACCGCCACCGGCTCCGCCACCGCCAGCCCCGCGAAAAAGCTACGCCGGGTTGATTATTGGACTCCTGCTTGTATTTGCCGTTCTTGGAATCGGTGGGGTATGGGGAGTCTGGAAATTTGTGTTAAACAAAGAGCAGCCACCAGTTGTCGCCACTGATCCCAAACAACCAGACACCAAACCGACGACACCATCTGGAGATTCCAAACCAACCACCGACAATCCGACCCGGCCCACGACTCCGGAAAAACCGACTGTCACCGCCAATCCAGCCACTGGAGATGAAGCCGCAGCCAAAACCAGCTATGACCAAGGGCTCAAACTGGCCAAAGAAAACAAGCTGTCAGAAGCCATCACCA is drawn from Acidobacteriota bacterium and contains these coding sequences:
- a CDS encoding protein kinase, which translates into the protein MKTCPACNHQFEDTLKFCPNDGTALASPDTIPSTIPNNPKETDSLVGKLIAGRYQILAKLGEGGMGAVYKAEQTMMNRTCAIKIMNPAYTQDHDAVSRFHREAQMSSKLDHPHAIHIYDFGNTEDGLLYLVMEFVEGQTLSSLLKQSGPLSLERTMTIARQAAAALEAAHKLNIVHRDLKPDNIMIAQRDNSDWVKVLDFGIAKVSGEDHRWDVTKAGMVIGTPLYMSPEQLSGDRLDPRSDIYSFALILYQMLTGGLPFTGDNAQAVMVKRLTETPLPMTTVNPRVSISITVENAILQGLARNRDHRPYDVGTFLQLLEQAIRTTSPSAFAGTIQYVAQRGDTNPINPAETHVTGAKGPSAAPSYSPAPAIDHTPPTPGQPQPPVQPSGVSNSGMPPIPTIPQPQSTPGQAFGAPPVPPGFGYHPGPQSGQGLGSPHSGVPPQPPPAPPPPAPRKSYAGLIIGLLLVFAVLGIGGVWGVWKFVLNKEQPPVVATDPKQPDTKPTTPSGDSKPTTDNPTRPTTPEKPTVTANPATGDEAAAKTSYDQGLKLAKENKLSEAITRFQEAVKAKPDYGEAHLALGTGLFALHQIPESIDAYTQAIRYVTDADKKHKAHYGRALGQWESKEFTAAAQDFKTAYENKPTEQELLVYQGFMLQLAGNADEANTAYDTYLQSNKIGKFARYARLCRSGKAKPPATLKEFDSYPLD